The Aquiluna sp. KACHI24 genome contains a region encoding:
- the pgsA gene encoding CDP-diacylglycerol--glycerol-3-phosphate 3-phosphatidyltransferase, with the protein MSSKSFLYRQTPNLITGARIAIVPVVLWLMLALWDSELGRFIALVLLILAASTDGIDGALARKRNLVTNLGKLLDPIADKALLSGSLIALSIVEAVPWWITVAILVREIGITVYRLAIAKKRVLAASGGGKFKTVLQIVAISLAIAPFDFLGTWYQTLVFAVMLFTVAVTWYTGIRYLLPSR; encoded by the coding sequence ATGAGTTCTAAATCCTTCCTGTACCGTCAGACCCCAAACCTGATTACCGGAGCTCGAATCGCCATAGTTCCGGTAGTGCTCTGGCTCATGCTCGCTCTTTGGGACAGCGAACTCGGCAGATTTATCGCCCTGGTGCTCTTGATCTTGGCTGCCTCAACCGATGGCATCGATGGTGCACTTGCCCGAAAGCGCAATCTTGTTACTAACTTGGGGAAACTTTTGGACCCGATCGCCGACAAGGCACTGCTGTCGGGATCGCTCATCGCTTTATCGATCGTTGAAGCGGTTCCGTGGTGGATCACTGTCGCGATTTTGGTTCGTGAGATCGGCATCACCGTTTATCGGTTGGCGATAGCTAAAAAAAGAGTGCTCGCAGCCTCAGGTGGCGGAAAGTTTAAGACGGTTTTGCAAATCGTTGCCATCTCACTTGCTATCGCACCGTTTGATTTCCTGGGAACTTGGTATCAAACCTTGGTCTTTGCAGTGATGCTATTCACCGTTGCTGTGACCTGGTACACCGGTATCCGTTACCTTCTTCCCAGCCGATGA
- a CDS encoding nicotinamide-nucleotide amidohydrolase family protein has product MNLIALAESKGMYLCAAESLTAGRIATEIANYPGASKVFLGSIVSYSDSSKSGLLAVAANLIAERTSVDAEVAIQMARGARAKFAEANRLDIEKVMAVSATGVAGPDSVGDKPPGLVLIGIASSQGGRATSLQLAGNRSEISELAAMAALALIREELERF; this is encoded by the coding sequence ATGAACCTGATTGCTCTGGCTGAATCGAAGGGGATGTATCTCTGCGCTGCCGAGTCATTGACGGCTGGGAGAATTGCCACTGAAATTGCAAATTACCCGGGTGCTTCCAAGGTCTTTCTTGGTTCAATCGTTAGCTACTCAGATTCATCAAAGTCGGGCTTATTGGCCGTAGCGGCGAATCTGATTGCTGAGAGAACATCCGTAGACGCCGAAGTTGCGATCCAAATGGCTCGTGGCGCTAGGGCTAAATTCGCCGAGGCTAATCGCCTAGACATCGAGAAAGTGATGGCTGTTTCAGCAACTGGAGTTGCCGGACCAGATTCCGTTGGCGATAAGCCACCGGGGCTGGTCTTAATCGGAATTGCGTCATCGCAGGGGGGAAGAGCTACCAGTTTGCAACTTGCTGGAAATCGGAGTGAGATTTCTGAACTGGCGGCGATGGCTGCCCTGGCACTAATACGGGAAGAGCTGGAGCGTTTTTAG
- a CDS encoding helix-turn-helix transcriptional regulator, with translation MVLVRQEIGDVLRTHRLRRGQTLRQVAARASVALGYLSEVERGQKEVSSEILASVADALEVPLSVVMREVSDRVAAIEGIYLDDTYIPDTVPDAFVTEASLISR, from the coding sequence TTGGTACTAGTAAGACAAGAGATCGGTGATGTTCTCAGAACTCACCGACTTCGTCGCGGCCAGACCTTGCGTCAGGTAGCTGCTCGCGCATCTGTAGCGCTTGGCTATTTGTCCGAGGTAGAGCGTGGTCAAAAAGAGGTATCTTCAGAGATTCTTGCCTCAGTTGCGGATGCGTTAGAGGTGCCACTATCGGTTGTGATGCGCGAGGTTTCTGATCGAGTGGCTGCCATCGAGGGCATTTACCTAGACGACACCTACATTCCAGACACCGTTCCAGACGCCTTTGTCACTGAAGCCTCGCTGATTTCCAGGTAG
- a CDS encoding DUF3046 domain-containing protein produces MKLSQFHSLLRDEFGDGLAAVLLSDTRLTEFADLTPSQLLDAGEEPRIVWLAICRSQGVPKERWFGKNKPKRHAD; encoded by the coding sequence GTGAAGCTAAGCCAATTTCACAGCCTGCTCCGGGATGAGTTTGGCGACGGCCTCGCCGCTGTGCTCCTAAGCGACACCAGACTCACAGAGTTTGCAGACCTGACCCCAAGCCAGCTTCTAGATGCCGGCGAGGAACCCAGAATTGTATGGCTGGCTATCTGTCGATCCCAGGGAGTTCCAAAGGAACGCTGGTTCGGAAAGAACAAGCCAAAAAGACACGCCGATTGA
- the recA gene encoding recombinase RecA, with translation MPSASDREKALETALAQIDRQFGKGSVMRLGTEERAPIESIPTGSIALDVALGIGGLPKGRIVEIYGPESSGKTTVALHAIANAQRNGGIAAFIDAEHALDPEYAKKLGVDVDALLVSQPDTGEQALEITDMLIRSGSIDIIVIDSVAALVPRAEIEGEMGDAHVGLQARLMSQALRKLTGALSNTKTTAIFINQLREKVGVFFGSPETTSGGKALKFYASVRLDIRRIETLKDGQDAVGNRARVKVVKNKLAAPFKQAEFDIMFGEGISREGSLIDFGVEHEIVKKSGAWYTFEGDQLGQGKENSRNYLKENPKVADTIEQKIKVKLGIGVPRAVADLPAEPSVPKAVNN, from the coding sequence ATGCCAAGTGCTTCAGACAGAGAAAAGGCGCTAGAGACTGCTCTGGCTCAGATTGACCGCCAGTTCGGTAAGGGGTCGGTCATGCGACTGGGCACCGAGGAGCGCGCGCCCATCGAGTCGATTCCAACCGGTTCGATCGCTCTGGATGTCGCCTTGGGTATCGGCGGCCTCCCTAAGGGCCGCATTGTTGAAATTTATGGTCCGGAATCCTCCGGTAAGACAACCGTTGCCCTACACGCAATTGCCAATGCACAGCGCAACGGCGGCATTGCTGCATTCATCGACGCTGAGCACGCCTTGGACCCTGAGTATGCCAAAAAGCTGGGTGTTGACGTTGACGCACTTCTAGTCTCCCAGCCTGACACCGGTGAGCAGGCGCTGGAAATCACCGACATGCTGATTCGCTCGGGATCAATCGACATAATCGTGATCGACTCGGTTGCGGCATTGGTGCCAAGAGCTGAAATCGAAGGCGAAATGGGCGACGCTCACGTGGGCCTACAGGCCCGTCTGATGTCACAGGCGCTTCGCAAACTGACCGGTGCTCTGAGTAACACTAAGACCACCGCGATCTTCATCAACCAGTTGCGCGAAAAGGTCGGAGTCTTCTTTGGTTCACCTGAGACCACCTCTGGTGGTAAGGCGCTGAAGTTCTACGCCTCGGTTCGTCTTGACATTCGTCGAATTGAAACTTTGAAGGACGGCCAAGATGCCGTTGGTAACCGTGCCCGAGTCAAGGTTGTGAAAAACAAGTTGGCAGCGCCTTTCAAGCAGGCAGAATTCGACATCATGTTTGGAGAGGGCATCTCTCGCGAGGGAAGCCTGATTGATTTCGGAGTCGAGCACGAAATTGTTAAGAAATCCGGAGCCTGGTACACCTTCGAGGGTGACCAGCTTGGGCAGGGTAAAGAGAACTCCCGAAACTACCTCAAGGAGAACCCAAAGGTTGCCGACACAATTGAGCAGAAGATCAAGGTAAAGCTAGGTATTGGCGTGCCGAGAGCCGTAGCTGATCTTCCTGCTGAGCCTTCAGTTCCAAAGGCAGTCAACAACTAA
- a CDS encoding regulatory protein RecX: MSDEKLVQRAKNVLLHQLSRSMKTERQLRQVLQKREIPDEVADAVILRFTEAQLIDDEAFARAFVAGRIACGGKSKSVLRRELRQKGVSDEISSRALADIDRDAEYELALGLAQKRARALSQFDHVVKQRRLQGFLLRRGFDGEIVRRAIASALTAE, from the coding sequence ATGTCTGACGAAAAGCTGGTGCAGCGGGCAAAGAATGTCCTGTTGCACCAGCTTTCTCGTTCCATGAAAACGGAGCGTCAGTTGCGTCAGGTGCTCCAAAAGCGCGAAATACCTGACGAGGTTGCGGACGCGGTAATTCTTCGATTTACCGAAGCTCAACTGATTGACGATGAAGCCTTCGCGAGGGCCTTTGTGGCCGGTCGGATTGCCTGTGGCGGCAAATCAAAATCCGTCTTGCGCCGTGAGCTAAGACAAAAGGGTGTCAGCGATGAGATTTCCTCGCGGGCTTTGGCAGACATTGATCGCGATGCGGAGTATGAATTAGCGCTGGGTCTGGCCCAAAAGCGAGCCCGAGCGCTATCTCAGTTCGACCATGTAGTGAAGCAAAGGCGGCTGCAAGGTTTTTTGTTGAGACGCGGTTTTGATGGAGAGATAGTTCGACGAGCCATCGCCAGCGCTCTAACGGCGGAGTAA
- the miaB gene encoding tRNA (N6-isopentenyl adenosine(37)-C2)-methylthiotransferase MiaB — MTLTYEVRTYGCQMNVHDSERISGLLESAGYAKAEGLDADLVVFNTCAVRENADNKLYGNLGLLLPKKEANPNLQIAVGGCLAQKDQDTIIKKAPWVDVVFGTHNMGSLPALLERSRHNREAQVEILESLEVFPSTLPTKRDSAYAGWVSISVGCNNTCTFCIVPSLRGKEKDRRPGEILAEVEALVADGAVEVTLLGQNVNTYGVEFGDKGAFAKLLRACGQIEGLERVRFTSPHPAAFTDDVITAMAETPNVMPQLHMPLQSGSDRILKEMRRSYRSDKYLGILDRVRAAIPGAAITTDIIVGFPGETEEDFEQTMEVVRKSRFSAAFTFQYSKRPGTPAAEMYGQLPKEVVQERYERLLALVNQIAWEENQALIGSDVEVLVATGEGRKDAQTNRMSGRGRDNRLVHFEIPQGQEVPRPGDLVTVTVTQAAPYHLVADVTESSTYKLRRTRGGDAHDRRQLESCGAPTPGSGKVTLGIPIRSSRAL; from the coding sequence ATGACTCTTACCTACGAAGTTCGCACTTACGGGTGCCAGATGAACGTTCATGATTCTGAGCGAATATCCGGCTTGCTCGAGAGTGCCGGCTACGCCAAGGCGGAGGGTCTGGATGCCGACCTGGTTGTTTTCAACACCTGTGCAGTTCGAGAGAATGCCGACAACAAGCTCTATGGAAACCTGGGACTTTTGCTTCCGAAAAAGGAGGCAAATCCCAATCTTCAAATTGCCGTTGGCGGCTGCTTAGCCCAAAAGGACCAGGACACAATCATCAAAAAGGCCCCGTGGGTTGATGTAGTTTTTGGGACCCACAACATGGGCTCACTTCCAGCTCTCCTGGAGCGATCTCGCCATAATCGTGAAGCTCAGGTTGAAATTCTGGAGTCGTTAGAGGTTTTTCCATCAACGCTCCCTACCAAGCGCGATTCTGCTTATGCCGGATGGGTGTCGATCTCTGTTGGTTGCAACAACACCTGTACCTTCTGCATCGTTCCGTCCCTGCGCGGTAAGGAAAAAGACCGTCGTCCGGGTGAGATCCTGGCTGAGGTCGAGGCTCTTGTCGCCGATGGTGCGGTGGAAGTCACCCTGCTTGGTCAGAATGTGAACACATACGGTGTTGAGTTTGGCGACAAGGGTGCGTTTGCCAAGCTGCTTCGTGCCTGCGGTCAAATCGAGGGGCTCGAGCGCGTGCGATTCACTTCTCCTCACCCAGCAGCGTTTACCGATGACGTCATTACGGCCATGGCCGAGACTCCCAACGTTATGCCGCAGCTACATATGCCATTGCAATCGGGATCGGACCGCATTCTCAAGGAGATGCGACGCAGTTACCGCTCCGATAAGTACCTGGGTATCCTCGACCGAGTTCGCGCCGCCATACCTGGTGCAGCCATCACCACCGACATCATCGTCGGCTTCCCCGGTGAAACTGAAGAAGATTTTGAGCAGACCATGGAAGTGGTGCGCAAATCCCGATTTAGTGCTGCCTTCACCTTCCAGTATTCAAAGCGTCCGGGAACCCCTGCGGCTGAGATGTATGGTCAGCTTCCCAAAGAGGTCGTGCAGGAGCGGTATGAGCGCCTGCTTGCTCTCGTGAATCAAATTGCTTGGGAGGAGAACCAAGCCTTGATTGGTTCGGATGTAGAGGTTTTGGTTGCCACTGGGGAGGGTCGTAAAGATGCTCAGACAAATCGAATGTCAGGCCGCGGTCGCGACAATCGTTTGGTGCACTTTGAGATTCCACAAGGTCAAGAGGTGCCACGTCCCGGTGATCTCGTGACGGTTACAGTGACACAAGCCGCCCCTTATCACTTGGTGGCAGACGTGACTGAAAGCTCGACCTACAAGTTGCGAAGAACCCGCGGTGGAGATGCTCACGATCGTCGTCAGCTCGAGAGCTGCGGTGCACCAACTCCAGGATCAGGCAAGGTCACCTTAGGAATTCCAATTAGAAGCTCTCGTGCCCTTTGA
- the miaA gene encoding tRNA (adenosine(37)-N6)-dimethylallyltransferase MiaA, translated as MPFEIIAIVGPTASGKTALALDLARALASDGHRAEIVNADAMQLYSHMNIGTAKLSEADRLEFPHHLFDVITPEQEMSAVQYKAIARETIDAILARGAVPIVVGGSMFYLAAALDELEFAPTDPKIRARLEGEAEQLGGTSLHDRLRQMDPITASRIPAQNIRRVIRALEVIEITKSPYQSQLPLPQSYRPTLWIGVSVEREQLKARIADRVGLMWESGLVEESRQLREKFVLSRTAAVAIGYQQAFDQLDGELSPEDAQAQTISLTSRYARRQMSWFRRDSRIRWCPTGVDRLDFVLEQIRLEQ; from the coding sequence GTGCCCTTTGAAATAATCGCGATAGTTGGCCCCACAGCCTCCGGCAAGACGGCGCTGGCACTTGATTTGGCGAGAGCTCTGGCAAGTGATGGGCACAGGGCTGAGATTGTCAATGCTGATGCCATGCAGCTCTACTCACACATGAACATAGGCACTGCAAAGTTGAGCGAGGCCGATCGTTTGGAGTTCCCGCATCATCTCTTCGATGTAATCACTCCTGAGCAAGAGATGTCAGCAGTTCAGTACAAGGCGATTGCGCGAGAGACCATTGATGCGATTCTGGCCAGGGGCGCTGTCCCGATAGTGGTTGGCGGGAGCATGTTCTACCTAGCCGCTGCGCTCGATGAGTTGGAATTTGCCCCTACGGACCCGAAGATTCGAGCCCGACTTGAGGGTGAGGCTGAGCAACTCGGTGGAACCTCTCTGCACGATCGACTTCGGCAGATGGACCCGATTACCGCATCAAGAATTCCAGCGCAGAATATTCGCCGAGTGATTAGGGCCCTCGAGGTTATTGAGATAACAAAGTCTCCTTATCAGTCGCAGTTACCTTTGCCTCAGAGTTACCGACCCACGCTTTGGATTGGGGTTTCGGTTGAAAGGGAACAACTCAAAGCGCGAATCGCAGATCGTGTTGGCTTGATGTGGGAGTCTGGCCTGGTTGAAGAGTCCCGTCAACTTAGGGAGAAGTTTGTGCTGTCAAGAACCGCCGCTGTGGCGATTGGTTACCAACAGGCCTTCGATCAGTTGGATGGTGAGCTATCGCCCGAGGACGCACAAGCACAGACCATCTCACTGACCTCTCGATACGCACGTCGGCAAATGTCTTGGTTCAGGCGTGACTCGAGAATTCGCTGGTGCCCAACGGGAGTTGATCGTCTGGACTTCGTGCTGGAGCAAATTAGGCTGGAGCAATGA
- the dapF gene encoding diaminopimelate epimerase — translation MNLSFIKGQGTGNDFVLIHDPNAELNLRDSEIREICDRHFGIGADGVIIATHTAAANEVSHLLREEPNATWFMDYRNADGSKGEMCGNGARVFARYLLDGGFAELSDGSTLPIATRAGIKDITATVNGFAVDLGRWKVKSDEVLVHASGLSVPRPGLYLTIGNPHVVVTLASIEELEALDLTRAPVLEPALPSGANVEFVVLDDPLISEGVAGLTMRVYERGVGETKSCGTGIAASAIAIREYAGNTQNYWRVRVPGGQVAVRMFATEDGEHAGISGPAELSFSGSWLRS, via the coding sequence ATGAACCTCTCATTTATCAAGGGCCAGGGCACCGGTAACGATTTCGTTTTGATTCACGACCCGAACGCTGAGCTCAACCTGAGAGACTCCGAGATTAGAGAGATTTGTGATCGTCACTTTGGCATCGGTGCAGACGGCGTGATTATCGCCACTCACACCGCAGCTGCAAATGAGGTAAGCCACCTGCTAAGAGAAGAACCAAACGCAACCTGGTTCATGGACTACCGAAACGCCGATGGCTCAAAGGGGGAGATGTGTGGCAACGGAGCCAGGGTCTTCGCGCGTTACCTTTTGGATGGCGGGTTCGCTGAACTCTCGGATGGCAGCACCCTTCCGATTGCCACCAGAGCGGGAATCAAAGACATCACTGCGACCGTCAACGGGTTCGCCGTTGACCTGGGTCGCTGGAAAGTGAAGTCCGATGAGGTCTTGGTTCACGCCTCCGGACTTTCGGTGCCTCGGCCTGGCCTATACCTGACCATCGGAAATCCTCATGTTGTAGTTACGCTTGCCAGCATCGAGGAACTGGAAGCCCTTGATCTGACCAGGGCGCCGGTTCTCGAGCCAGCCCTCCCATCGGGGGCAAACGTAGAGTTCGTAGTCTTAGATGACCCTTTGATCTCAGAGGGTGTGGCCGGCCTGACAATGCGTGTCTATGAGCGCGGGGTTGGGGAGACCAAGAGTTGCGGCACCGGAATCGCCGCCTCTGCCATCGCGATCAGAGAATACGCGGGCAATACTCAAAATTATTGGCGGGTAAGGGTTCCTGGAGGTCAGGTTGCGGTGCGCATGTTCGCAACCGAAGACGGCGAGCATGCAGGAATCAGTGGCCCAGCTGAGCTCTCGTTCAGTGGATCGTGGCTGCGTTCCTAA
- a CDS encoding methyltransferase, which produces MPQEHYFSESPDSDAKSHEISFEVAGIPFSARSEAGTFSVQKLDKGTQVLLRSHEYFPTRGNVLDIGCGWGPISLSIAKLQPDTTVWALDVNQRSLRLTGENATRAALSNVRPVTAEQIPKELRFSGIWSNPPIRVGKAILHELMKTWIPRLEEGGSAFLVVQKQLGAESFEKWLATEFPMMTVTRSDQDKGYRVIEVRNAATIH; this is translated from the coding sequence ATGCCGCAAGAGCACTATTTCAGCGAAAGCCCAGACTCCGATGCGAAGTCTCACGAAATTAGCTTCGAGGTCGCCGGCATCCCATTCAGCGCCAGGTCAGAGGCGGGGACATTCAGTGTCCAAAAACTCGACAAGGGAACCCAGGTTCTTCTTCGATCGCATGAGTATTTCCCGACAAGGGGCAATGTTCTCGATATCGGATGCGGCTGGGGGCCGATCTCTCTCTCGATAGCCAAGTTGCAACCTGACACTACCGTTTGGGCGCTCGATGTGAATCAGCGCAGTCTGCGACTGACCGGCGAAAACGCAACACGGGCAGCACTATCAAATGTTCGCCCGGTGACTGCTGAACAGATACCTAAGGAACTGCGATTCAGTGGGATCTGGTCAAATCCACCGATCAGGGTTGGGAAAGCGATACTGCACGAGCTAATGAAGACTTGGATTCCTCGCCTCGAGGAGGGCGGTAGCGCGTTCTTAGTGGTTCAAAAGCAACTGGGCGCCGAGTCTTTTGAGAAATGGCTCGCCACGGAGTTTCCCATGATGACGGTTACTCGCTCAGATCAGGACAAAGGTTACCGAGTGATCGAGGTTAGGAACGCAGCCACGATCCACTGA
- the hflX gene encoding GTPase HflX, with protein sequence MENESLLDRILRRADAAPQNEFDGDQLDLEARESLRRVIGLSTELEDISEVEYRQLRLEKVVLIGLWSSGTLTDAENSLRELAALAETAGAQVLDGMIQRRSMPDSTSFLGKGKAQELKDLVRALGADTVIADAELAPSQRRALEDIVKVKVIDRTAIILDIFAQHAKSREGKAQVELAQLEYLLPRLRGWGESMSRQAGGQAAGGVGIGSRGPGETKIELDRRRINTKMAKLRREIAQMKQARDVKRAKRSNSGVPQVAIAGYTNAGKSSLLNRLTKAGVLVENALFATLDPTVRKHETEDGREYTLADTVGFVRNLPHQLVEAFRSTLEEIADADLILHVVDATDPDPLGQITTVRNVIAEVDASAIPELVVFNKADLISEDDQIRLRGLIPGSLLVSARSGEGIADLERAIAAGLPQPDLKFSGVIPYHRGDLISRAHLAGKVLETEYLEQGTRVVAMVSADLFSELEAAKQL encoded by the coding sequence ATGGAAAATGAGTCACTGCTAGATCGAATCCTCAGGCGTGCCGACGCGGCTCCGCAAAATGAGTTTGACGGAGATCAGCTAGACCTCGAGGCCAGAGAGTCCCTGAGAAGGGTCATTGGCCTAAGCACAGAGCTGGAAGACATCAGCGAGGTTGAGTATCGCCAACTCCGACTAGAGAAGGTTGTCCTAATCGGGCTCTGGAGCTCAGGCACCCTTACTGACGCTGAGAACTCGCTACGGGAATTAGCCGCACTTGCTGAAACTGCTGGAGCCCAGGTCCTAGATGGCATGATTCAGCGACGTTCTATGCCGGACTCTACGAGTTTTCTGGGTAAGGGCAAGGCGCAGGAGCTGAAGGATTTAGTTCGAGCCCTGGGCGCTGACACAGTCATTGCAGATGCAGAGTTAGCCCCATCTCAGCGTCGTGCGCTAGAGGACATTGTCAAGGTCAAGGTAATTGACCGAACCGCGATAATTCTCGACATCTTCGCCCAGCATGCAAAGTCTCGTGAGGGTAAGGCGCAGGTCGAGTTAGCACAGCTCGAATACCTACTCCCGCGACTTCGTGGTTGGGGTGAATCCATGTCCCGTCAGGCAGGTGGTCAAGCTGCGGGCGGAGTTGGTATTGGATCGAGGGGTCCCGGAGAAACCAAGATTGAGCTTGATAGGCGTCGTATCAACACCAAGATGGCAAAGCTCCGACGCGAGATTGCTCAGATGAAACAAGCTCGCGATGTGAAGCGGGCAAAGCGGTCCAATTCCGGGGTGCCTCAGGTTGCGATCGCTGGTTACACCAACGCCGGGAAGTCCTCGCTTCTCAATCGACTAACGAAGGCTGGAGTGCTTGTTGAGAACGCACTGTTTGCGACGCTGGATCCAACTGTCCGCAAACACGAAACCGAGGATGGTCGCGAATATACGCTTGCGGACACTGTTGGATTCGTGAGGAACCTCCCACACCAATTGGTAGAGGCATTCCGATCGACCCTTGAGGAGATCGCGGACGCTGATTTGATTCTGCACGTCGTGGACGCCACGGATCCAGATCCTTTGGGTCAAATCACAACGGTGAGAAATGTCATTGCTGAGGTGGACGCGTCGGCTATTCCGGAACTCGTTGTGTTCAACAAAGCTGATTTGATCAGTGAAGACGACCAGATCAGGCTTCGCGGACTAATCCCCGGCTCACTTCTCGTGAGCGCGAGATCTGGCGAGGGAATTGCTGATCTCGAGCGAGCGATTGCAGCTGGCTTGCCGCAGCCAGACTTGAAGTTCAGCGGAGTAATTCCATACCACCGAGGTGACCTGATTTCCAGGGCTCATCTAGCCGGAAAAGTCCTGGAAACTGAGTACTTGGAGCAGGGCACGCGGGTTGTTGCAATGGTTTCGGCGGATCTGTTTTCCGAACTAGAAGCGGCTAAACAGCTCTGA
- the lexA gene encoding transcriptional repressor LexA yields MDQSDLTSVQQKILDVIRESMETRNYAPSMREIGESVGLSSTASVSHQLNKLELLGFISRDPRRPRTIDLLGEDAPGEIIRADAAMVPLVGRIAAGGPITAEQNVEDVFALPRQLVGQGELFLLKVVGESMIDAAICDGDWVVVRQQQSAENGDIVAALLEDEATVKTFKQRDGHTWLLPRNSAFEPILGDHAVILGKVVAVLRAV; encoded by the coding sequence ATGGACCAGAGCGATCTCACCTCCGTTCAGCAAAAGATCCTCGACGTAATTCGAGAATCTATGGAAACTCGCAACTACGCCCCGTCGATGCGCGAAATCGGAGAGTCTGTAGGCCTGTCGTCCACAGCCAGCGTCTCCCACCAGCTAAACAAGCTTGAGCTGCTGGGATTCATCTCTCGTGACCCCAGGCGCCCAAGAACCATCGATCTTCTTGGCGAGGATGCGCCCGGCGAAATCATCCGAGCCGATGCAGCCATGGTCCCGCTGGTCGGACGGATCGCAGCTGGTGGCCCAATCACGGCTGAGCAGAACGTCGAAGATGTATTCGCCCTCCCCCGACAGCTAGTTGGTCAGGGTGAGCTCTTCTTACTCAAGGTCGTTGGAGAGTCCATGATCGACGCTGCAATTTGCGATGGTGACTGGGTCGTGGTCAGGCAACAGCAGTCTGCAGAAAATGGGGACATCGTGGCCGCACTGCTAGAGGATGAAGCAACAGTCAAGACCTTCAAGCAGCGCGACGGTCACACTTGGTTACTTCCGCGAAACTCGGCCTTCGAGCCAATTTTGGGAGACCACGCCGTCATTCTCGGCAAAGTGGTAGCCGTGCTCAGAGCTGTTTAG
- a CDS encoding LysM peptidoglycan-binding domain-containing protein, with amino-acid sequence MSKVNSYSLQNPAKLVRGLIIVGLAVSFSMAGINGSVATNEQPAPLEYITVGYGESLWDLAEVFAKNDDPRDWIAEVVAVNALSSTVLEPGQRIALPR; translated from the coding sequence ATGTCAAAGGTGAACTCATACTCCCTGCAGAATCCGGCCAAGCTAGTGAGAGGTCTGATCATTGTGGGACTCGCAGTTTCATTCAGCATGGCTGGCATCAATGGCTCGGTAGCGACCAACGAGCAGCCTGCGCCTCTTGAGTACATCACCGTTGGGTACGGCGAGTCGCTCTGGGACCTGGCGGAGGTGTTTGCCAAGAATGACGACCCTCGCGACTGGATCGCGGAGGTAGTTGCCGTGAACGCCCTGAGCTCAACAGTGCTGGAGCCAGGTCAGCGCATCGCACTCCCTCGCTAG
- a CDS encoding histidinol-phosphate transaminase — protein MTSFRDLPIRRDLREQEPYGAPQLSVPYQLNVNENTFGIPSEVSERIVSRITEVVPKLNRYPDREFMELRGALAGFLGNGLTANNVWAANGSNEVLMQIFQAFGGPDASALSFGPTYSMYPNIARISLTPYQELARLDGFALTADYVASEIRKAKPNIVILCNPNNPTGTPIAKDVIAAAYDAFDGILVVDEAYAEFASDLSVLDLLPGRERLVISRTMSKAFAFAGVRLGYLAASEAVVDALRIVRLPYHLSTLTQAAALAALEFSDVMLANVEQIKIQRDRIVSELRGMGLQPYESAANFVLCAGFSDPAGTFTKLLDQGVLIRNVGIPNALRITAGTEAETDFLLAALRQTLS, from the coding sequence GTGACCAGCTTCCGAGATTTGCCAATCCGTCGTGATCTTCGCGAACAGGAGCCCTACGGTGCTCCGCAGCTTTCCGTTCCCTACCAGCTAAACGTGAACGAAAACACCTTCGGTATTCCTTCGGAGGTCTCCGAGAGAATCGTTTCTCGGATAACCGAGGTCGTACCGAAGCTCAACCGTTACCCAGACAGGGAGTTCATGGAACTCCGTGGCGCATTAGCGGGTTTCCTGGGGAACGGATTGACTGCAAATAACGTATGGGCAGCAAATGGGTCCAATGAAGTCCTGATGCAGATCTTTCAAGCCTTCGGTGGCCCCGATGCGTCGGCCCTTAGTTTCGGACCGACTTATTCGATGTATCCCAACATCGCGCGCATCTCTCTAACTCCATACCAAGAGCTGGCGAGACTCGACGGCTTTGCCTTGACTGCGGACTATGTAGCTTCTGAAATTCGCAAGGCCAAACCAAACATCGTGATTCTGTGTAATCCGAATAACCCAACTGGAACTCCAATTGCAAAGGACGTCATAGCCGCGGCCTACGATGCTTTTGACGGAATTTTGGTTGTCGACGAGGCTTACGCAGAGTTTGCGAGTGACTTATCTGTTTTGGATCTACTTCCAGGCCGGGAGCGCTTGGTAATCTCTCGCACGATGAGCAAGGCGTTTGCGTTTGCCGGCGTTCGCTTGGGTTACCTAGCTGCGTCCGAGGCTGTAGTGGATGCACTCAGAATTGTGCGGCTTCCCTACCACCTTTCTACTTTGACCCAAGCTGCGGCGTTGGCCGCACTGGAATTTTCGGATGTCATGCTTGCAAACGTCGAGCAAATAAAAATCCAGCGAGACCGGATTGTGAGTGAACTCAGGGGCATGGGATTGCAGCCCTATGAATCGGCGGCCAATTTCGTTTTGTGCGCCGGATTTTCAGATCCAGCCGGGACATTCACCAAACTCTTAGACCAGGGCGTCTTGATCCGAAACGTCGGAATTCCTAACGCTCTTCGAATCACGGCTGGCACCGAGGCCGAGACTGACTTTTTGTTGGCTGCATTGAGGCAAACCCTTAGTTAG